Within Sorghum bicolor cultivar BTx623 chromosome 2, Sorghum_bicolor_NCBIv3, whole genome shotgun sequence, the genomic segment GGTGGCCTTGGTTACAATGCTTTCAGCATCAGCAACACTGCAACAGTGTTCCCGAGAAGATTGAATAAGAGAGCTATTAGAATGATTTGGGACTCTTGGGGGTGCTCAGAAAAAGAGTCCCAACTCCCAAATCATTACAGAATTATCTTCTGAAGAACATGTTGGGGGTGCTCAGAAAAAGAGCCGCAAAGTAGGCATTATTCTCTTCAACACATTAGAGAATTACTCCTTTTGGGAGTATCTTCTAAAAACGTGTTGGACAATTGGAAATTTGGAACTTCAGCCTCATAAATTATTTAAGGATTGAGATTGAGCGTTATCTTGCTATATACTCAAGCCTTGTCTCAGGTCCCATAGGTAGATCACGAGATTTGTAGCATTGTACCACACGTACTGAAATGAACTATAGAGAAGCAAGGTCTTTGTTCCGTCGTGTACACAGGTCATTCACATTGCAACTACACATACTTTTAAATCGAACTTGCATTTCAAAAACAAGCACATACAAAAGCGTGCACATTTGAACATGGAACAAGACTTCgtttttatattaaaaaaatagaaagaaTGCCCTGCTCTAAACCTTTACGAAACTACAATTAGTTTAAGACATCTACTGGGAAGGAGGAAGCATTGTAAAGACGCTACCCTACAGACCTAGTCAAATATCAAAACCTGGATGCATTCCGACACAGAATGTCAATCTTATACCAAGTATAACGTTAACTGACAACAACAGATGATACATTTTCATATTTGGAGCAGGCATCCAACAAACCAGTCCAGACTGGTAACAAACGGCTTATGCACCTGGTGCAGCAGCATGCATCACCCCGTTTGCATTGCCACCACGTCCTCTACCTCTGGATGGGCCTCTCCCACGACCACGGCCTCGACCTGGTTACCAATTGCACTAGATTAGCAAGGGGCATTAGTGTGCATATATACACTAGTCGCTAGTGaactatatatctagaaaagccaaaatgaaCTACAATTTGGAACGGAGAGAGTATTAATCGATGAATGTGAGGTTACCCACCTCGGGCTGGAGCATGAACAGGTGCCTCCTCATAATAGCCTCCATCCTGTTGGTAATCAGGCTGGCCATTGTAGCCGCCTCTCCTGCCACGGCCCCTGAAACCACGACCTCTTCCACGGGGATATCCATTGCCCATATATGCAGGGGCGTGATCATCTTCCCAACCGACATCAGCATAGTCGTTGTACCCATTTCCTGAAACTTAATGTGTAAGGAACAATTGCACATGTGACAAATTGAGGGTTTACTCAGCAGCACTTGGCCTCACCACGTCCACCTCTTCCTCTACCCCTGCCCCGCCCACGGCCTCGACCACCACGACCCCTTCCTCGGCCACCAGGTGAGTGTGCATCTACAATCAATTAAATGAATTATGAGGCCATACAGAATTATTAAAACATTAAGAAAAATTAACATAAGTGAATCATGCACAATACCTTCATCATTATCATATTCAACCAAAGGCTTCACTTCATCAGCAGGCAATGGAGATTGATATCTGCCCAAACAATTAGTTCAACTGATGATAAGCCAGCAGGCATCctgactactccctccatttcaaaaTAAAGGGCATATTAGGATTCAAACAAGTCAAACTTAGATTTTGACCAACAATTGCTCAAATtatatgcatgcatatatataaaagTTGTATCAATATAATCAAATTCCACATATAATtgaatccaaattgattttgatGTAATTGATTGATATATTGTGGGAGTAATTGATGATCGAAGAGCGCttctaaagatttttcaaatccTACTATACCTTATAAAAAGAAACAGAGGGAATACTGATTTCTTATTAGATGCAGTTGACAAAAGAGTGCAATATGCATACCCGATAGACGATGTGTCCAGCTCCTTCTTTGAAAGAGTTATAGTGATCATAGAGACATGTCTTGTTGTCTCAAGCCTGCAGAGAGAGATAATCTTAAACTCCAAAATTAAGAGTTCATGTGCAGATCTATCCTGAAATAGAAACAAGTCACTTACGGAAGTAGGCCTTCCTCCAATGGCTCCCACATATCAGTAATATCAGTAGATCCAGTGGTGGTATTCTGATGGAGACCAACAATCCTCCTCTTCACAGAATAAGAGTAACAATTAGAATCAAGTCACAAAGTAATAATAGCAAGAACAAGAACCATCAGGAGTACCTTGATCAATTCTGCAATCATGACAGTTTTATTGATAGCCCTTCCCATGGCCTTGAATACAACCTCATCGGAACCTTTGTCCTTCAAGTAAGAAATATAATATGGTGCAACATATCAGGCACGAAACACAAAATGTATTGCAGAAAAGCAGAAGTATCacataaaattatattctagACACTCTTACACACCTTAAATTTTAAAGCAGAAAAAAACTACTTGAACAAGAAGATATCATTTAAGAAAATGGCCAAGAACAAATATGCACTGGGGTCCTATTTTTCTGAAGGAGACGCACGTGGACCATATGACAAAAATGGCAAGTGTAGACAATAAtaatgttgccacatcaactacATAACCAAAAACAGTATACCAAGTACCATAACTAAAGCAGTAAAGCGATTA encodes:
- the LOC8063330 gene encoding H/ACA ribonucleoprotein complex subunit 1 isoform X1, whose product is MDRYQRVEKPREEAPIKENEIRITTQGRMRNYITYATALLQDKGSDEVVFKAMGRAINKTVMIAELIKRRIVGLHQNTTTGSTDITDMWEPLEEGLLPLETTRHVSMITITLSKKELDTSSIGYQSPLPADEVKPLVEYDNDEDAHSPGGRGRGRGGRGRGRGRGRGRGGRGNGYNDYADVGWEDDHAPAYMGNGYPRGRGRGFRGRGRRGGYNGQPDYQQDGGYYEEAPVHAPARGRGRGRGRGPSRGRGRGGNANGVMHAAAPGA
- the LOC8063330 gene encoding ribonuclease P protein subunit p25-like protein isoform X2 → MDRYQRVEKPREEAPIKENEIRITTQGRMRNYITYATALLQDKGSDEVVFKAMGRAINKTVMIAELIKRRIVGLHQNTTTGSTDITDMWEPLEEGLLPLETTRHVSMITITLSKKELDTSSIGYQSPLPADEVKPLVEYDNDEDAHSPGGRGRGRGGRGRGRGRGRGRGGRGNGYNDYADVGWEDDHAPAYMGNGYPRGRGRGFRGRGRRGGYNGQPDYQQDGGYYEEAPVHAPARVQLVTRSRPWSWERPIQR